The Xenorhabdus doucetiae genome has a window encoding:
- a CDS encoding McrC family protein, translating into MSEVISVFEYDLLGTGKAASVGAKRLPQEVFDYLEELSLTSNKGSQCLKLTSRSGFKLLQVQNYAGMLYTPHGLQIEILPKIGKNLTRASARETLLTMLSYLSGFRHIQTQQATVQTQRMPLLEIFINQFLQSVRQLLKQGLRSDYVDEQGNLPFMKGKLMLSAQLRHNVVNRHKFCVDYDDYLPDCAANRLLHSALHKLIGLRLSLENQRSLQELRFAFDGIPLSRDIESDVNSLRLVRGMAHYHEPLAWAQMILNGMSPTALQGDAKALSLLFPMEAVFESFVAQTLADELPPHLKVNPQADTYSLAKHGGRGCFKLRPDLLIQSRNPVQTKMVMDTKWKRVSNNSQEQPLYGLAQSDFYQMFAYGHKYLNGTGEMYLIYPAHDDFNQPIQQHFAFSDTLKLWVVPYRITAKRGQRMMWGNSD; encoded by the coding sequence ATGAGTGAAGTGATCTCCGTTTTTGAATATGACTTGTTAGGGACTGGAAAAGCAGCTTCAGTTGGCGCAAAGCGACTTCCTCAAGAGGTTTTTGATTATTTGGAGGAGCTTAGTTTAACAAGCAATAAGGGGAGTCAGTGCCTTAAACTCACTTCCCGTTCAGGTTTCAAACTGCTTCAGGTGCAAAACTATGCGGGAATGCTTTATACACCTCACGGTCTGCAGATTGAAATATTGCCTAAGATTGGTAAAAACCTCACGCGAGCGAGTGCACGGGAAACATTGCTAACGATGCTAAGCTATTTGTCTGGATTTCGGCATATTCAAACTCAACAGGCCACTGTACAGACGCAGCGCATGCCTTTGCTCGAGATCTTCATTAATCAGTTTTTGCAAAGTGTCAGACAGTTGCTTAAACAAGGTTTACGTTCCGACTATGTGGACGAGCAAGGCAATCTGCCTTTTATGAAGGGCAAACTGATGCTTTCTGCGCAGTTGCGGCATAACGTGGTGAACCGTCATAAGTTTTGTGTTGATTATGATGATTACTTGCCAGATTGTGCAGCCAATCGGCTCTTACACTCCGCGCTACATAAGCTGATTGGACTGCGGCTGTCATTAGAGAATCAACGCTCACTTCAGGAACTGCGCTTTGCTTTTGACGGTATTCCGCTTAGCCGGGATATTGAAAGTGATGTCAACAGCTTACGCTTGGTTCGTGGTATGGCTCATTACCATGAGCCGCTTGCTTGGGCGCAAATGATATTGAACGGAATGAGCCCCACTGCCTTGCAAGGGGATGCCAAAGCATTATCGCTATTGTTCCCTATGGAGGCGGTGTTTGAGTCTTTTGTCGCACAAACTCTTGCCGACGAGCTACCTCCTCACCTCAAGGTGAATCCGCAGGCAGATACTTATTCGTTGGCGAAGCATGGGGGAAGAGGTTGCTTTAAGTTGCGTCCGGATTTGTTGATTCAATCGCGTAATCCGGTTCAAACCAAGATGGTCATGGACACGAAATGGAAGCGGGTTAGTAACAACTCGCAAGAGCAGCCACTGTATGGATTGGCGCAATCCGACTTTTATCAAATGTTTGCCTACGGGCATAAGTACCTTAATGGAACAGGCGAAATGTACCTGATCTATCCTGCGCATGATGACTTTAACCAACCGATACAGCAGCATTTTGCTTTCTCAGATACCTTAAAATTATGGGTTGTTCCATACCGGATAACA